One [Clostridium] saccharolyticum WM1 DNA segment encodes these proteins:
- a CDS encoding helix-turn-helix domain-containing protein, producing the protein MVFKERLKEKRTEANLTQVELAEKAGVTARTIQNYELGSRKPSNMVTIQKIADALNTTTEYLLGSSGTYVVEAHEKGGAKAAKDIEELVSEVTGMFAGGELSEDAIEGAYKALTDAYWIAKENNKKYAPKTRRKKSDQ; encoded by the coding sequence ATGGTCTTCAAAGAAAGGTTGAAAGAAAAAAGAACAGAAGCCAATTTAACTCAGGTAGAACTTGCAGAGAAGGCCGGTGTAACCGCCCGCACAATTCAGAATTATGAGCTTGGCAGCCGCAAACCATCCAATATGGTCACGATCCAGAAGATTGCAGATGCGCTGAATACTACTACCGAGTACCTGCTGGGAAGCAGCGGCACCTATGTCGTAGAAGCTCATGAAAAAGGCGGCGCAAAAGCAGCGAAAGATATTGAAGAACTGGTCAGCGAGGTGACCGGTATGTTCGCTGGCGGCGAATTAAGCGAAGATGCCATCGAAGGAGCTTATAAAGCTCTGACCGATGCCTACTGGATTGCCAAAGAGAACAATAAAAAATACGCCCCGAAAACGAGGCGTAAAAAATCCGATCAGTGA
- a CDS encoding helix-turn-helix domain-containing protein, with protein sequence MYYDQHVCGARIQELRKSKGYTQEALAEAIDIDAKRISKIERGVISASYNDMILFSEFFGVTLDYLIIGKRQDVDALKKRVQDAITQLQEALM encoded by the coding sequence ATGTATTACGATCAGCATGTATGTGGAGCAAGAATTCAGGAGCTGCGCAAATCAAAAGGGTATACGCAGGAGGCTCTGGCTGAGGCGATTGATATTGATGCAAAACGCATTTCAAAAATTGAACGCGGAGTAATATCGGCATCTTATAACGACATGATTCTGTTTTCGGAATTCTTTGGAGTAACGCTGGATTATCTGATCATTGGCAAGAGACAGGATGTGGATGCGTTGAAAAAGAGAGTGCAGGATGCCATTACGCAGCTTCAGGAAGCACTGATGTGA
- a CDS encoding type II toxin-antitoxin system PemK/MazF family toxin — protein sequence MKENWVYRRGDIYLANLGVPIGSKQGGVRPVVVLQNDVGNFYSPTITVAPLTTKIQKKRSQPTHYFLRKAKGLARSSMVLAEQLDTCDKTCVIRYLGKVSKGQMRGIDEAVKVQLGYYIPEQAEKKRQGKCRKEVNFDGG from the coding sequence ATGAAAGAAAACTGGGTTTACCGGCGAGGAGATATTTACCTTGCCAATCTTGGTGTTCCGATAGGATCAAAGCAGGGCGGTGTTCGTCCGGTAGTGGTTCTTCAGAACGATGTCGGCAACTTTTATTCGCCGACGATTACGGTTGCTCCTCTGACAACGAAGATTCAAAAGAAAAGAAGCCAGCCAACACATTATTTCCTTCGGAAGGCAAAAGGGCTGGCAAGATCTTCGATGGTATTGGCGGAGCAGCTTGATACATGTGATAAGACCTGTGTGATTCGGTATCTCGGCAAGGTAAGTAAGGGACAGATGCGCGGAATTGATGAAGCTGTGAAAGTGCAGCTTGGATATTATATTCCGGAACAGGCGGAGAAAAAAAGACAAGGCAAATGCCGAAAGGAAGTGAATTTTGATGGTGGATAA
- a CDS encoding SLATT domain-containing protein: MENSSLDYRKKLYSQIQEEYGKLVYTYTCHFKMADRLSKRNFWIKWGQIGLSAISTGGFLGVLISNKQILLWAGGLCSTALLALTSYLKDKDISTEKTDHIKTANKLWKVREKYLSLLTDFDEISIEEIVRKRDELLDESSEIYGAAPLTDGKSYAAAQAALKTNEEQFFTQEELNKMLPAHLRKNE; this comes from the coding sequence ATGGAGAATAGTTCGTTGGATTACCGTAAAAAACTATATTCTCAAATACAAGAAGAATATGGGAAACTTGTATATACCTATACATGTCATTTTAAGATGGCTGATCGGTTGAGTAAGCGTAATTTTTGGATAAAATGGGGACAAATTGGGCTATCAGCAATATCGACAGGTGGCTTCTTGGGAGTGCTCATTTCAAATAAACAGATACTGTTATGGGCTGGTGGACTATGTTCGACAGCACTCCTTGCCCTAACAAGCTATCTGAAGGATAAGGATATTTCCACTGAAAAAACCGATCATATTAAGACTGCGAATAAGCTGTGGAAGGTTAGAGAAAAATATCTGTCACTTTTGACAGATTTTGACGAAATCAGTATTGAAGAGATAGTGCGCAAAAGAGATGAACTGTTGGATGAAAGTTCGGAAATCTACGGTGCTGCACCTTTAACTGATGGGAAAAGTTATGCTGCCGCCCAAGCTGCACTCAAAACAAATGAAGAGCAATTCTTTACGCAGGAGGAATTAAACAAGATGCTTCCGGCGCATTTGAGAAAAAATGAGTAA
- a CDS encoding DinB/UmuC family translesion DNA polymerase, with protein MEPSYEHIRRKAGGIAISIRNNELFTKEWQCRISIPTQSPTYLAKTAFALFDKNYQWEHPIRSVTVRAINLFEEDCPIQYDLFTDVKSLDRQERLDAAIEQIRFRFGKDAIKNGVLFQKSKMPTERKVDLVMPTGMIG; from the coding sequence TTGGAACCAAGCTACGAACACATAAGAAGAAAAGCGGGCGGAATAGCGATTTCCATCCGCAACAATGAGCTTTTCACGAAGGAGTGGCAGTGCCGGATTAGCATTCCGACACAAAGCCCCACCTATCTGGCGAAAACCGCATTTGCTCTGTTTGATAAGAATTATCAGTGGGAACACCCGATTCGTTCGGTGACAGTTCGGGCAATCAACCTGTTTGAAGAGGATTGTCCGATACAATACGACCTATTCACTGATGTGAAATCACTGGATCGCCAGGAACGCTTGGACGCAGCGATTGAGCAGATTCGATTCCGATTCGGGAAAGATGCGATTAAAAATGGGGTACTTTTTCAGAAAAGCAAGATGCCGACAGAGCGAAAAGTGGATTTGGTTATGCCGACAGGAATGATTGGTTAA
- a CDS encoding AlkZ-related protein — translation MIIKNYNDFVSALLEAGFSMGGGNSEGVFSIITWNWEEQPPYDTPVCWHTGDPETDPWEWRMRVLDERDDIAYGKFFFKKSGYITKQWIPYFLAARRDNTLFEEAYEEGLISNYAKRIYNVVAGHEVLPLHEIKQLAGFGKEEKSQFDRALTELQMKLYLTMCGRQQKISSKGEEYGWSSTVFCTTERYWGEEIFRESEKIEKAEAIEKIAKQIDALNQEADQKKMMRFIKG, via the coding sequence ATGATAATAAAAAATTATAACGATTTTGTATCTGCATTGCTGGAAGCGGGATTTTCAATGGGAGGCGGAAACAGTGAGGGCGTTTTTTCTATAATTACCTGGAATTGGGAGGAACAGCCACCCTATGACACCCCGGTTTGCTGGCATACCGGTGATCCTGAAACCGATCCATGGGAATGGCGAATGCGGGTGTTGGACGAGCGTGATGATATCGCTTATGGGAAATTTTTTTTCAAGAAAAGCGGCTACATTACGAAACAATGGATTCCTTATTTTCTCGCAGCCCGGCGTGACAATACGCTTTTTGAAGAAGCCTATGAAGAAGGTTTGATCAGCAATTATGCCAAGCGAATATACAATGTTGTTGCCGGACATGAAGTACTGCCTCTGCATGAGATCAAACAGCTTGCCGGATTCGGAAAAGAGGAGAAAAGCCAATTTGACCGGGCTTTGACGGAACTTCAAATGAAACTGTATCTGACCATGTGCGGAAGGCAGCAAAAGATTTCCAGCAAGGGCGAAGAATACGGCTGGTCTTCCACGGTGTTCTGCACCACTGAAAGGTATTGGGGCGAGGAAATATTCAGAGAATCTGAAAAGATAGAAAAGGCTGAAGCCATTGAAAAAATAGCGAAGCAAATTGATGCACTGAACCAAGAGGCTGACCAGAAAAAGATGATGAGATTTATTAAAGGATAA
- a CDS encoding ImmA/IrrE family metallo-endopeptidase: MMNAEQLSRVGEKLVKRCGSRDPFEIARQLGINVMLCENFGSLKGMYRVIKRNRFIFLNNSLDENMLRIVCAHELGHDQLHRNMAKTTPIHEFMLYDMKSKPEYEANIVAAEILMDSDEVLRYIYEYGYTAEQIASAMSTDINLVALKVAHLATLGYNLHALEHKSNFLK; the protein is encoded by the coding sequence ATGATGAATGCGGAACAGCTTTCACGGGTCGGTGAGAAACTGGTAAAACGCTGCGGTTCCAGAGACCCTTTTGAAATTGCAAGGCAGCTTGGTATCAATGTCATGCTTTGCGAAAATTTTGGTTCCCTGAAGGGAATGTACCGGGTAATTAAGCGGAATCGCTTTATTTTCCTGAATAACAGTCTGGATGAAAATATGCTGCGCATCGTGTGCGCACATGAATTAGGGCATGACCAGCTTCACCGGAATATGGCGAAAACCACCCCGATTCATGAGTTCATGCTCTATGACATGAAATCCAAACCGGAATATGAAGCCAACATCGTAGCAGCGGAGATTCTGATGGACAGCGATGAAGTTCTTCGCTACATCTATGAGTATGGATATACAGCCGAGCAGATCGCCAGTGCGATGTCCACCGACATCAATCTGGTTGCGCTGAAGGTAGCACACCTGGCCACACTTGGATATAATCTGCACGCACTGGAACATAAAAGCAATTTTTTGAAATAA
- a CDS encoding helix-turn-helix transcriptional regulator: MKLDRLLGILTVLLRNERTNAPYLAGKFEVSRRTIGRDIDALCRAGIPIITYQGSGGGISIAEGYKLDKSILTSDELSGILAALKGIGSVSEKSQLEKTLDKLSPGTEVVMSLTEPIVIDLASHYKGDLTQKIEQIKKAIHEKRLIEFDYYYEKGVSHRHIEPAFVIFYWSSWYVFGFCTLRQDFRLFKLQRLWDLRLCDEIFREREVPPEKRDFHSCLPDDKILVALFDPSLKYQLIETYGFDCFTVTEEGLLRAEIGYTNREYIIAWLLRFGAKVKILEPADIANEIKRIAAEILGIYS; this comes from the coding sequence ATGAAGCTTGACCGCCTTTTGGGCATACTTACCGTACTGCTGCGAAATGAGCGAACAAACGCACCATATCTTGCCGGGAAATTTGAAGTTTCCCGCCGCACCATTGGGAGAGATATTGATGCACTCTGCAGGGCAGGAATACCAATTATCACCTATCAGGGCAGCGGAGGCGGCATATCCATTGCGGAAGGCTATAAACTGGATAAAAGCATATTAACATCTGATGAGCTTTCCGGCATCCTTGCAGCACTTAAAGGCATTGGAAGTGTATCAGAAAAATCACAATTAGAAAAGACCCTTGACAAGCTCTCTCCTGGCACTGAGGTTGTTATGTCTCTCACAGAACCAATAGTGATTGATCTTGCCTCTCATTACAAAGGTGACCTGACGCAAAAAATTGAACAAATCAAAAAAGCCATTCATGAAAAACGGCTCATTGAGTTTGATTATTATTATGAAAAAGGCGTTTCCCACCGTCACATTGAGCCTGCTTTTGTGATTTTTTACTGGTCATCTTGGTATGTATTTGGCTTTTGCACCCTTCGTCAGGATTTCAGGCTGTTTAAGCTTCAACGATTATGGGATTTAAGGCTCTGTGATGAAATCTTCAGAGAAAGAGAAGTCCCACCTGAAAAGCGAGACTTTCACTCATGTCTTCCAGATGATAAAATTCTGGTGGCATTGTTTGATCCTTCATTAAAGTATCAGCTCATTGAAACGTATGGGTTTGATTGTTTCACAGTGACAGAGGAAGGCTTGCTTCGAGCTGAAATAGGATATACCAACCGGGAATATATCATAGCCTGGCTGCTCAGATTTGGAGCAAAGGTTAAAATACTTGAGCCAGCAGACATTGCAAATGAAATAAAGCGGATAGCGGCGGAAATATTAGGGATCTATTCTTAA
- a CDS encoding MmcQ/YjbR family DNA-binding protein — MTRQELFTWIRQQYGTEPEYPWHDWNAVLRHNDNNKWYGVVLEVSADKLGLPEAGIVDVLNVKSDPLLIGSLRGQDGYFPAYHMNKEKWLSIQLGKPELDDAIKDLLSLSYELTAPKKRNSKLSAKNPGDSANGKEKETDDG, encoded by the coding sequence GTGACACGACAAGAATTATTTACATGGATACGTCAGCAGTACGGCACAGAGCCGGAATACCCCTGGCATGACTGGAATGCTGTGCTGCGGCACAACGATAATAACAAATGGTATGGTGTGGTTCTGGAAGTATCTGCTGATAAGTTGGGATTGCCGGAGGCAGGCATCGTTGATGTCCTTAATGTGAAAAGTGATCCGTTGCTGATTGGCTCTCTGCGTGGGCAGGATGGCTATTTTCCGGCCTATCACATGAATAAGGAAAAATGGCTCAGTATTCAGCTTGGCAAACCGGAGCTGGATGATGCCATCAAAGACCTGCTTTCTTTGAGCTATGAGCTGACAGCACCGAAAAAGCGCAACTCAAAATTATCAGCAAAAAATCCGGGAGATTCCGCAAATGGCAAAGAAAAAGAAACTGACGACGGCTGA
- a CDS encoding DNA polymerase Y family protein, which yields MQRVILHCDMNNFYASVECMLNPELKNKPVAVCGSVEERHGIVLAKNYAAKAFGVSTGEAIWQAKQKCQDLVIVKPHYEQYMKFSKLAREIYGRYTDQIEPYGMDECWLDVTGSGCMGTGFEIADEIRRTVKFELGLTISAGVSFNKIFAKLGSDMKKPDAITCIEADSFREKIWCLPASDLLGVGRATEKVLSGYGIHTIGELAATSDDFLKCRLGKNGLAIKKYANGLDDSPVMLSDYVSPVKSIGHGITTMQDLENNAEVWCVMLELVQEIGTKLRTHKKKSGRNSDFHPQQ from the coding sequence ATGCAAAGAGTGATTCTTCACTGTGATATGAATAATTTCTATGCTTCTGTTGAGTGTATGCTGAACCCGGAACTGAAGAACAAGCCGGTGGCAGTGTGTGGTTCTGTGGAGGAACGGCATGGTATCGTACTTGCGAAGAACTATGCAGCAAAGGCGTTTGGCGTTTCCACGGGAGAGGCAATCTGGCAGGCAAAACAGAAGTGCCAGGATCTTGTGATCGTGAAGCCGCATTATGAGCAATATATGAAGTTTTCAAAATTAGCCCGTGAGATATACGGTCGTTATACTGACCAGATTGAACCTTACGGGATGGACGAATGCTGGCTGGATGTGACCGGAAGCGGCTGCATGGGAACTGGATTTGAAATCGCAGATGAGATTCGCAGAACCGTTAAGTTTGAACTGGGCCTTACGATTTCCGCAGGAGTGAGCTTCAACAAGATTTTTGCCAAGCTTGGGTCGGATATGAAAAAGCCGGATGCGATTACCTGCATCGAAGCAGATTCATTCCGTGAGAAGATTTGGTGTCTTCCTGCCTCTGACTTGCTTGGAGTCGGCAGAGCGACCGAGAAGGTTCTATCCGGTTATGGGATTCATACCATTGGAGAGCTTGCTGCAACATCGGATGATTTCTTGAAGTGCCGCCTTGGAAAGAATGGACTGGCGATTAAGAAATATGCCAATGGGCTGGATGATTCGCCGGTTATGCTTTCCGATTATGTTTCTCCGGTAAAGAGCATCGGACACGGGATAACGACCATGCAGGATTTGGAGAATAACGCCGAAGTCTGGTGTGTCATGCTGGAGCTGGTGCAGGAGATTGGAACCAAGCTACGAACACATAAGAAGAAAAGCGGGCGGAATAGCGATTTCCATCCGCAACAATGA
- a CDS encoding ImmA/IrrE family metallo-endopeptidase, whose translation MILSQKNIEEIAVAVIRDFQKSFFGSEADDPARFALPTPIDQFASDYLNLKVSFQKLSSDGSIYGLTAYVDTEYQIEIDGNQRSIFLKTNDVVLDKSFIEPANIRKLCGKRRFTLAHECAHQILFQLDSDDRKIACHKRPEARGNGSRVLRTQEDWNEWQANTLGAAILMPQSEVDRAMWFINSRKPLTCYGWRFYDSDQVKIDTFCGVFGVSRSAAAIRLEQLGYLNRKKDYEYRDPLEVWP comes from the coding sequence ATGATCCTTTCGCAGAAAAACATAGAAGAAATCGCTGTTGCAGTGATAAGAGATTTTCAAAAGTCCTTTTTCGGCAGCGAAGCAGATGATCCGGCAAGATTCGCACTTCCGACACCCATTGACCAGTTTGCATCCGATTATCTGAACCTGAAGGTGTCATTTCAAAAGTTGTCCTCGGACGGAAGCATCTATGGTCTGACCGCGTATGTGGATACAGAATATCAGATAGAGATTGATGGAAATCAGAGGAGCATCTTCCTGAAAACCAATGATGTGGTTCTGGACAAGAGTTTCATTGAACCAGCGAATATTCGGAAACTCTGCGGAAAACGCAGATTTACGCTGGCGCATGAGTGCGCTCACCAGATACTGTTTCAGCTGGATTCCGATGACCGAAAGATAGCCTGCCATAAGAGACCGGAAGCGCGGGGAAATGGTTCCCGCGTCCTGAGAACGCAGGAAGATTGGAACGAATGGCAGGCCAATACGCTGGGAGCTGCCATTCTGATGCCTCAGTCAGAAGTAGATCGGGCGATGTGGTTCATTAACAGCAGAAAGCCTCTGACCTGTTATGGATGGCGTTTTTACGACAGTGACCAGGTGAAGATAGATACTTTCTGTGGTGTCTTTGGTGTTTCGAGATCAGCAGCAGCTATCCGCTTGGAACAACTTGGCTATCTGAACCGGAAAAAGGATTATGAATATCGTGATCCATTGGAGGTGTGGCCATGA
- a CDS encoding tyrosine-type recombinase/integrase — MARKRYAIPQYGTVIMAGKEYYRTRIEDADGKRVALYGRTREELYDKVLEAREQIEDNTFRRSSPTVKEYCEKWLLLQSAQVRATTLTDYTSKVNRHIIKPLGHMNIADVTADDIRLALVPVSKKSASVYKSVNILYKSIFAAAKESKVIQDNPTIYLSGKNGGVPQKEKNPLTDDQVERLLDAIRGLPPYVFVMLGLYAGLRREEILALQWDSVFLDEAAPYLTVCRAWHTEHNRPVIMSELKTKAAHRDVPLPDCLAKCLREAKENSTSDYVVANSEGEPLSYTQFKRLWQYIVTRTVKERSYYRYENGKRVKHTVKPVLGERAAHNGKVVYSLDFEVTPHLLRHTYITNLIHASVDPKTVQYLAGHENSKITMDIYAKAKYNRPDELAGILEDTFTLWDAE; from the coding sequence ATGGCAAGAAAAAGATATGCGATTCCTCAGTACGGAACCGTCATCATGGCGGGTAAGGAATATTACCGGACTCGAATTGAGGATGCTGATGGAAAGCGGGTGGCGTTGTATGGCAGAACCCGTGAAGAATTATATGATAAGGTGCTCGAAGCGAGAGAGCAGATTGAGGATAATACATTTCGCAGATCATCCCCCACAGTAAAGGAGTATTGCGAAAAGTGGCTGTTGTTACAATCCGCACAGGTAAGAGCCACTACGTTGACGGATTACACATCGAAAGTAAACCGGCATATTATAAAGCCTCTGGGTCATATGAATATAGCAGATGTTACAGCGGATGATATTCGTCTGGCACTGGTTCCGGTATCCAAAAAATCAGCGTCTGTGTACAAATCGGTCAATATACTTTATAAGAGCATTTTTGCGGCGGCAAAGGAAAGCAAAGTGATTCAGGACAATCCTACAATTTATTTGTCTGGAAAGAACGGGGGCGTTCCTCAAAAAGAGAAAAACCCTTTGACTGATGATCAGGTGGAGAGATTGCTGGATGCGATAAGAGGATTACCACCGTATGTATTTGTGATGCTTGGTCTGTATGCGGGGCTTCGGCGAGAAGAAATTCTTGCATTACAGTGGGATTCAGTTTTTCTGGATGAAGCAGCACCGTATTTGACAGTGTGCAGAGCTTGGCATACAGAGCACAATCGACCGGTAATAATGTCTGAACTGAAAACAAAGGCTGCTCATCGAGATGTACCGCTTCCTGATTGCCTGGCGAAATGCCTGAGAGAAGCAAAGGAGAATTCCACATCAGACTATGTTGTTGCAAACAGCGAGGGTGAACCGCTTTCATATACGCAGTTTAAGAGGCTCTGGCAGTATATTGTGACCAGAACTGTAAAGGAACGGAGCTACTACCGTTATGAGAATGGAAAACGAGTGAAGCATACGGTGAAACCGGTGCTGGGCGAAAGAGCTGCGCATAATGGAAAGGTGGTTTATAGCTTAGACTTTGAAGTGACACCACATTTGCTGCGGCATACTTATATTACAAATCTTATTCACGCATCGGTTGATCCTAAAACAGTTCAATATCTTGCCGGTCATGAGAACAGCAAGATAACGATGGACATTTATGCAAAAGCTAAGTATAACCGACCGGATGAACTGGCGGGTATATTAGAGGATACCTTTACACTGTGGGATGCAGAATAG
- a CDS encoding tyrosine-type recombinase/integrase has protein sequence MARKKVVPEYGTIMKRGVQYYRTRMQDADGKWISLYAQTPEELYDKSIEMKRSIEDEIFRKNNPTVAEYCEKWLKMRSASVRENTLSGYERTIRKYIIGAIGDMYMDEVTTDDLRLLLVPISKQSASLYSKMNMLIKCVFYSAEESKIISCNPAASLSAKGGTPKQEKKALTDEQVKILLDTIRGLPPYVFVMIGLYAGLRREEILALRWDCVFLDGATPYISVRRAWRSVNNRPVISTELKTPAAKRDIPIPGKLVECLKEAKEKSKSEYVISDRNGNALAESQFVRVWKYIAVRSTEERCYYTYVNGQKIKHVVKPKLGEHQSNNPKLVYTMDFQVTPHQLRHTYITNLIYASVDPKTVQYLAGHENSKVTMDIYAKVKYNKPAQLHGVINRAIDTSKKD, from the coding sequence ATGGCAAGAAAAAAAGTAGTGCCGGAATATGGAACAATTATGAAGAGGGGCGTTCAATATTACAGAACACGAATGCAGGATGCAGATGGAAAATGGATTTCGCTATATGCACAGACTCCTGAAGAGCTGTACGATAAATCCATTGAGATGAAGCGCAGTATTGAGGATGAAATATTCCGGAAGAATAATCCGACAGTAGCTGAGTATTGCGAAAAATGGTTGAAGATGCGCTCGGCGAGTGTGCGAGAAAACACATTGAGCGGATATGAGCGCACGATAAGAAAATACATTATTGGAGCTATTGGAGATATGTATATGGACGAAGTGACGACCGATGACCTTCGCTTGCTGCTGGTGCCAATCTCCAAGCAATCAGCTTCCCTGTACAGCAAAATGAATATGCTGATCAAATGTGTTTTCTATTCAGCAGAAGAAAGCAAAATCATCAGTTGTAATCCGGCTGCGTCGCTTTCTGCAAAAGGCGGAACACCAAAGCAGGAAAAGAAGGCATTGACGGATGAGCAGGTGAAAATTCTTCTGGATACCATCAGGGGATTACCACCGTATGTTTTCGTAATGATTGGGTTATACGCAGGGTTGAGGCGGGAAGAAATTCTTGCACTGCGATGGGATTGTGTTTTCCTGGATGGTGCCACCCCATATATATCGGTAAGGCGAGCATGGCGTTCTGTAAATAATCGTCCGGTAATTTCAACAGAATTAAAAACGCCAGCAGCCAAAAGGGACATTCCCATTCCGGGCAAGTTGGTGGAATGTTTGAAAGAGGCAAAGGAAAAGTCAAAATCGGAATATGTGATCTCGGACAGGAATGGTAATGCTTTGGCTGAATCCCAGTTCGTGAGGGTATGGAAGTACATAGCAGTTCGTTCTACGGAAGAACGCTGCTATTACACCTATGTGAATGGGCAGAAGATTAAGCATGTTGTTAAGCCGAAACTTGGTGAGCATCAGTCGAACAATCCGAAGTTGGTATATACGATGGATTTTCAAGTGACACCGCATCAATTGCGTCACACTTATATCACGAACCTGATTTATGCTTCGGTTGATCCTAAAACCGTACAGTATCTTGCCGGACACGAAAACAGCAAGGTGACTATGGATATTTACGCCAAAGTCAAGTATAATAAACCTGCCCAATTACATGGGGTGATCAACAGAGCAATCGACACATCAAAAAAAGATTAG
- a CDS encoding SMODS domain-containing nucleotidyltransferase yields the protein MNTLSLYVQRNGEVISADSRSLISKRYCTVTSAMNREFWNITSDRQNSIYVGSYGRGTAIDTSDIDILMSLPESYYNQFNSVYGNGQSRLLQAVRQAILVPYPRSEVRADGQVVKINFSDGMFFEILPAFRNWDGSYRYPDTNMGGNWRSTNPKAEQDAMKNKNISSNGLLFDTCKHLRYVRDNYFRSYHLSGIVIDSFVYQAIGNWRWLSSGESSTSAAGTYERILLDCYNQHFMWGAMPLSAPGSNQQVSTDNSRDCLGKVLRYIAD from the coding sequence ATGAACACATTGAGTTTGTATGTTCAAAGAAATGGAGAGGTAATATCAGCTGACAGCCGTTCTCTTATTTCAAAAAGATATTGCACTGTAACATCAGCAATGAACCGTGAGTTTTGGAATATAACAAGCGATAGACAAAATAGTATATATGTTGGCTCCTATGGAAGGGGAACTGCGATAGATACAAGTGATATTGATATTTTGATGTCCTTGCCGGAATCATATTACAACCAGTTCAACTCTGTTTATGGGAATGGTCAATCTCGTCTTCTGCAAGCAGTTAGACAGGCTATTCTTGTTCCGTATCCAAGAAGTGAAGTAAGAGCAGATGGACAGGTTGTGAAGATCAATTTTTCAGATGGAATGTTCTTTGAAATTCTGCCGGCATTCAGAAATTGGGATGGCTCATACAGATATCCAGATACAAATATGGGTGGGAATTGGCGTTCAACTAATCCAAAAGCAGAACAGGATGCCATGAAAAACAAAAATATAAGCAGTAATGGACTGCTTTTTGACACTTGCAAGCATCTACGATATGTGCGAGATAACTATTTTAGAAGCTACCATTTGTCAGGAATCGTTATTGACAGCTTCGTTTATCAAGCAATAGGAAATTGGAGATGGCTTTCCTCTGGAGAAAGTTCAACTTCAGCAGCAGGTACATACGAGAGGATTCTTTTAGATTGTTATAATCAGCACTTTATGTGGGGAGCAATGCCTCTTAGCGCACCAGGAAGTAATCAACAGGTGTCTACGGATAACAGCAGAGATTGCCTGGGTAAAGTTCTTAGATATATTGCTGATTAA